The DNA window GGGCTCGCCGAGTGGGTGACTCTGGAGCAGCTCGACGACAGCCGGTGGCGCTGCGTGGCGACCGACCCGGGCGGGGACGGCACCGAGTGGCGCGCCGAGATCACCGTGGCCGGGCCGGGCCGGTTGAGCTGGCGGGTCACCGAGGGACCGGTGGCCCAGGAGGGACGGGTCGAGCTGGTGCCGGCGCCGCAGGACCGGGGCACCGAGATCCGGGCCCAGCTGCGCTGGCGGTCCGGCCCGGTACGCCGGGCGCTCGGCCTGGCCGGCGGGGACGACCCGGACGTCGCGCTGCGCAGCGCCCTGCGCCGGATCAAGTCGCTCATCGAGACCGGCCAGGTGCTGGACACCCGGCACGACCCGTCGGGGCGCAGCCCGAAGCAGGAGCAGGCCACCGACCGGATGCGGGAGAAGCTGATGGCGGGAGGACGGCCGTGAGGGCGCTGTGCTGGGAGGGCGTCGGCAAGCTGGCCGTGCGCGACGTGCCGGAGCCGGCCGTCCGGTCCGGCGGCGACATCATCGTCAAGGTGCGGGCCAGCAGCGTGTGCGGCTCCGACCTGCACCTGATCAACGGATACCTGCCGGCGATGCGTGAGGGCGACATCCTCGGCCACGAGTTCATGGGCGAGGTGGTCGAGACCGGCCCCGACGTGCGGCGGATCAAGGTCGGCGACCGGGTGGTCGTGGGCTCGGTGGTGGCCTGTGGGGGCTGCTGGTACTGCCGCACCGAGCAGTACTCGCTCTGCGACAACTCCAACCCGCAGCCGGTCTTCACCGAGAAGCTCTGGGGTCACTCG is part of the Micromonospora halotolerans genome and encodes:
- a CDS encoding SRPBCC family protein produces the protein MSSNATRWTLVGAAAVTALGVGRVVARRRRRHQPDRADGWYVVHRGITVDRPMEAVIGFWTDRERLDRGLAEWVTLEQLDDSRWRCVATDPGGDGTEWRAEITVAGPGRLSWRVTEGPVAQEGRVELVPAPQDRGTEIRAQLRWRSGPVRRALGLAGGDDPDVALRSALRRIKSLIETGQVLDTRHDPSGRSPKQEQATDRMREKLMAGGRP